The following are encoded together in the Anoplopoma fimbria isolate UVic2021 breed Golden Eagle Sablefish chromosome 13, Afim_UVic_2022, whole genome shotgun sequence genome:
- the LOC129101470 gene encoding immediate early response 3-interacting protein 1 — protein MAFTLYSLIQAVILCVNAVAVLHEERFLSKIGWGVDQSVGGFGDEPGVKVQLMNLVRSVRTVMRVPLIAVNAVCIVLLLLFG, from the exons ATGGCCTTTACTCTGTACTCTCTCATTCAAGCAGTGATCCTGTGCGTCAACGCTGTCGCAGTATTACACGAAGAGAGATTTCTGAGTAAAA TTGGCTGGGGAGTAGACCAAAGTGTTGGAGGATTTGGTGATGAACCAGGGGTCAAAGTTCAGCTGATGAACCTGGTCCGCTCTGTGAGGACAGTGATGAGAG TGCCATTAATTGCTGTGAATGCAGTCTGTATagtgctgctgcttctgtttggatga
- the si:ch211-12e13.1 gene encoding uncharacterized protein si:ch211-12e13.1: MGNAQSSVVASLSASCVYLVYVHIYCSYKLLKTNVLNQRLPSFVYLYIKYVTKALTQRTGYLHKETTSRREVVYTVLNCRLETPLLRRFCSAAGYGWDYPDTEYRDIPMCFPEILCRRLLLMVLTDEGFRLSPVGLFRVRQSLKTLQPIDELKKGPFMLQVRVQEYRQIDAGVEVDIGLSATSRTGCLVWESVLTLLSKNGLNKASICLPENAHECQPDEPVPENVKQIEVKVPRTTGLQCVWYFSDYSPYRLLSLVARLFGSRSQTAPSLWMLSICLAEIEKHKGVGVITAPINVTAQFKEPLLVPGRVKIKFWEKNRDQSLVQDLSFHMQQHGSNKSHLMGLISR, encoded by the exons ATGGGTAATGCGCAGAGCTCCGTTGTTGCCTCGCTCTCTGCATCCTGTGTGTATTTAGTTTATGTTCACATTTACTGCTCTTATAAGttgttgaaaacaaatgtactgAACCAGAGACTCCCAAGTTTTGTGTACCTTTACATCAAATATGTAACCAAAGCCCTGACTCAGAGGACAGGCTACTTGCACAAAGAAACTACAAGTAGGCGTGAAGTTGTTTACACGGTCCTCAACTGCAG GCTGGAGACTCCTCTCCTGAGGAGGTTCTGCAGTGCTGCAGGTTATGGTTGGGATTATCCAGACACAGAATATAGAGACATCCCAATGTGCTTCCCAGAGATTCTCTGCCGCAGACTGCTGCTTATGGTGCTCACTGATGAAGGCTTCAGACTCAGCCCAGtag GTCTGTTTCGTGTGCGTCagagtttgaaaacgctccagCCTATTGATGAACTGAAGAAGGGTCCGTTCATGCTGCAGGTCCGAGTTCAGGAGTACCGGCAAATTGATGCAGGGGTGGAGGTCGACATCGGTCTGTCTGCCACTTCTCGAACCGGATGCTTAGTGTGGGAAAGTGTCCTGACCCTTCTGTCCAAGAACGGGCTCAATAAAGCCAGCATATGCTTACCCGAGAATGCACACGAAT GCCAACCAGATGAGCCTGTGCCAGAAAATGTGAAGCAGATAGAGGTCAAAGTTCCCAGGACAACCGGACTGCAGTGTGTTTGGTACTTCTCGGACTACTCACCCTATCGGCTCCTCTCTCTAGTGGCCAGGCTCTTTGGTTCCAGATCGCAGACCGCACCAAGTCTCTGGATGCTGTCTATCTGTCTGGCTGAAATAGAAAAGCACAAAG GGGTTGGCGTTATCACTGCTCCCATCAATGTCACTGCCCAATTTAAGGAGCCTCTTTTGGTACCAGGCAGAGTGAAGATCAAGTTTTGGGAGAAAAACAGGGATCAGTCTCTGGTCCAAGACCTCAGCTTCCACATGCAACAACATGGGAGCAACAAATCTCACTTGATGGGACTGATTTCTAGGTGA
- the susd1 gene encoding sushi domain-containing protein 1 isoform X2 — protein MDKRNGAMIVVFLLFVIAEVPAEGHILDVCATCHINATCDDKFDGHGKVCNCMYGFVGNGRTFCLDKDECQIGSNKICGQHTTCHNTYGSYYCKCLSGYSPSNSMAIFIPNDGTHCRDVDECRATGLCGEGAQCRNLEGSFDCSCQLGYKVHNGAEPFQPDRDGASCKLVDCGQPPSVEDTVLLTVTGTTYRSVAVFVCDEGFVWRSGDNSSVCGADGLWKKPNMVCEVVDCGQPPSVEDTVLLTVTGTTYRSVAVFVCDEGFVWRSGDNSSVCGADGLWKGPNMVCEVVDCGQPPSVEDTVPLTVTGTTYRSVAVFVCDEGFVWRNGDNSSVCGADGLWKGPNMVCEVVDCGQPPSVEDTVPLTVTGTTYRSVAVFVCDEGFVWRSGDNSSVCGADGLWKGPNMVCEAECGPVPFLAKSEVFWHNRSVVIHRCVDGYHSWRGSNVSVCGSNGVWQRATLRCIAIKPPVNHLSVLNEKCLHWRAEKYEEDTEVYKVTYIGSRDYERSFHDRGKRSLNSKAEQLELCLNLLPVTNYSISITALSSRFTTTITTNTSLTVPPLPVVYYREFETPEPTLMLRRSPNTLDPISLYQVFVHPLDGIMMFDCSSPTSSDISSKTKSWTEYITAQIDVKHVGTEMNFTVGDGLYYGGFFNAPLENGRNYYIILRAVSQWKLALKGSCVLWAKVKGTSYVLMVSSLSAAALIGLVAMVTLGAYFFTWFFKRT, from the exons ATGGACAAGAGAAACGGAGCAATGATCGTGgtttttctgctctttgtcATTGCAG AAGTTCCAGCAGAAGGTCACATTCTGGATGTGTGTGCCACCTGCCACATTAACGCCACATGTGACGACAAGTTTGACGGCCATGGCAAAGTTTGTAACTGCATGTACGGCTTTGTTGGAAATGGGAGAACCTTCTGTCTAG ATAAAGATGAGTGTCAGATTGGTAGCAATAAGATCTGTGGGCAGCACACTACCTGCCACAACACATATGGCAGCTACTACTGCAAATGCCTGTCTGGCTACAGCCCTTCTAACAGCATGGCCATCTTCATCCCGAATGATGGGACCCACTGCCGGG ACGTCGACGAGTGCAGGGCCACAGGCCTGTGTGGAGAGGGAGCTCAATGCAGGAATCTTGAGGGCAGTTTTGACTGCAGCTGTCAGCTGGGATATAAAGTCCACAACGGAGCGGAGCCCTTCCAACCTGACAGAGACGGAGCTTCCTGCAAAC TGGTTGACTGTGGCCAGCCTCCCTCGGTGGAGGACACAGTGCTTCTGACGGTCACAGGCACCACATACAGGAGTGTGGCCGTGTTTGTCTGTGATGAAGGCTTTGTGTGGAGGAGTGGAGACAACAGCTCTGTGTGTGGAGCTGATGGACTGTGGAAAAAACCCAACATGGTCTGTGAAG TGGTTGACTGTGGCCAGCCTCCCTCGGTGGAGGACACAGTGCTTCTGACGGTCACAGGCACCACATACAGGAGTGTGGCCGTGTTTGTCTGTGATGAAGGCTTTGTGTGGAGGAGTGGAGACAACAGCTCTGTGTGTGGAGCTGATGGACTGTGGAAAGGACCCAACATGGTCTGTGAAG TGGTTGACTGTGGCCAGCCTCCCTCGGTGGAGGACACAGTGCCTCTGACGGTCACAGGCACCACATACAGGAGTGTGGCCGTGTTTGTCTGTGATGAAGGCTTTGTGTGGAGGAATGGAGACAACAGCTCTGTGTGTGGAGCTGATGGACTGTGGAAAGGACCCAACATGGTCTGTGAAG TGGTTGACTGTGGCCAGCCTCCCTCGGTGGAGGACACAGTGCCTCTGACGGTCACAGGCACCACATACAGGAGTGTGGCCGTGTTTGTCTGTGATGAAGGCTTTGTGTGGAGGAGTGGAGACAACAGCTCTGTGTGTGGAGCTGATGGACTGTGGAAAGGACCCAACATGGTCTGTGAAG CTGAATGTGGCCCGGTTCCCTTCCTTGCCAAATCAGAGGTGTTCTGGCATAACAGGAGTGTTGTGATCCACCGCTGTGTGGATGGATACCACAGCTGGAGGGGCAgcaatgtgtctgtgtgtggcagTAATGGGGTTTGGCAGAGAGCTACACTGAGATGCATAG CAATAaagccacctgtcaatcatctaTCTGTCCTCAATGAAAAGTGTCTTCACTGGAGAGCAGAGAAGTATGAGGAGGATACAGAAGTATACAAG GTGACATACATAGGATCCAGAGACTACGAGAGGTCCTTTCATGATAGAGGAAAGCGGTCTCTGAACTCTAAGGCAGAACAGCTTGAACTCTGTCTGAACCTGCTTCCAGTCACAAACTACAGCATCTCCATCACTGCACTGTCTTCCAGATTCACTACCACCATCACCACTAACACCAGTTTAACAG TGCCCCCATTGCCAGTTGTCTACTACAGAGAATTTGAGACTCCTGAACCAACTTTGATGCTACGCAGATCACCCAACACATTGGACCCAATAAG TTTGTACCAGGTGTTTGTGCATCCTTTAGATGGGATCATGATGTTCGACTGTTCCTCTCCAACGAGCTCAGACATCTCAAGCAAAACAAAGTCCTGGACAGAGTACATCACTGCCCAGATTGATGTCAAACATGTTGGGACAGAGATGAACTTCACTGTAGGAGATGGACTCTACTACGGAGGCTTCTTTAACGCACCACTGGAGAACGGCAGGAACTATTATATCATCTTACGAGCAGTCAGTCAGTGGAAATTG GCTTTAAAAGGTTCCTGTGTCCTGTGGGCTAAAGTGAAAG GTACATCCTATGTTCTGATGGTTTCatctctgtctgctgctgcatTAATAGGACTGGTTGCCATGGTCACTTTGGGTGCATACTTCTTCACCTG GTTTTTCAAGAGGACATGA
- the zbtb26 gene encoding zinc finger and BTB domain-containing protein 26: protein MAQNQVILQFRFSTFGDSMLQKMNLLRHQKRFCDVSVRINQLEVPGHKVVFAAGSSFLRDQFILQQDSREVQISMIQEAEVGRQLLLSCYTGQLEFPELELVNYLTVASFLQMGHIVEQCTQALSKFIKPQSSRKLEGAVGMKREKKDEGLASQAQKEQERSQVRTVHQDEENEEVMQVGDDNDGDDGSDVDDGSDDDDDDVIIQPASPLQILGKRPKQGAVEGDITIVKVESVSDVAENSITGNLLTSPAPPTLRSPEPQHSLINSTVDSRGSEMAVPPGGAGYPLSSPPAEKHSVHQRNYDKPLQWYHQCPKCSRVFRQLENYANHLKMHKLFMCLLCGKTFTQKGNLHRHMRVHAGIKPFQCKICGKTFTQKCSLLDHLNLHSGDKPHRCNYCDMVFAHKPVLRKHLKQIHGKNSFDNANEGNMHDGGLDFDFGQMKSVDLF from the coding sequence ATGGCCCAGAACCAAGTGATCCTGCAGTTCCGCTTCTCCACATTTGGGGACTCCATGCTGCAGAAGATGAACCTCCTGCGACACCAGAAACGCTTCTGCGATGTCAGTGTGCGCATCAACCAGCTGGAGGTCCCCGGTCACAAGGTGGTGTTTGCAGCCGGCTCCTCTTTCTTGAGGGACCAGTTTATCCTTCAGCAGGACTCCAGGGAGGTCCAGATCTCCATGATCCAGGAGGCGGAGGTGGGCCGGCAGCTGCTGCTGTCCTGCTACACGGGTCAGCTGGAGTTTCCTGAGCTGGAGCTGGTGAATTACCTGACAGTGGCCAGCTTCCTCCAAATGGGCCACATTGTGGAGCAGTGCACTCAAGCTCTCAGCAAGTTCATCAAACCTCAGTCTTCACGCAAGCTGGAGGGGGCTGTGGGTatgaagagggagaagaaagacGAGGGTTTAGCCTCCCAGGCCCAGAAAGAGCAAGAGCGCTCTCAGGTTCGGACTGTTCATCAGGATGaggagaatgaggaggtgaTGCAGGTCGGGGACGACAACGATGGCGACGATGGCAGCGATGTGGACGATGGCAGCGATGACGACGACGATGATGTCATCATACAGCCTGCGTCCCCTCTTCAGATCTTAGGCAAACGTCCAAAGCAGGGTGCGGTGGAGGGCGACATCACCATAGTTAAAGTGGAGTCTGTGTCCGACGTAGCAGAGAACTCCATCACTGGCAACCTCCTCACCAGTCCCGCTCCTCCTACACTCCGCTCCCCAGAGCCCCAGCACTCTCTCATCAACTCCACTGTGGACAGTCGTGGCAGTGAGATGGCGGTCCCGCCTGGCGGGGCCGGATACCCGCTCAGTTCCCCTCCCGCAGAGAAACACAGTGTGCACCAGAGGAACTACGACAAGCCCCTCCAGTGGTACCACCAGTGCCCCAAGTGCTCCCGGGTCTTCCGCCAGCTGGAGAACTACGCCAACCACCTCAAGATGCACAAGCTGTTCATGTGCCTGCTGTGCGGCAAGACCTTCACGCAGAAGGGCAACCTGCACCGACATATGCGCGTCCACGCCGGCATCAAGCCCTTCCAGTGTAAAATCTGTGGTAAGACCTTCACCCAAAAGTGTTCGTTGCTGGATCACCTGAACCTGCACAGTGGGGATAAGCCGCACCGCTGCAACTACTGTGACATGGTTTTCGCTCACAAGCCGGTTCTCCGCAAGCACCTCAAACAGATCCACGGGAAGAACAGCTTCGACAACGCAAACGAAGGCAACATGCACGACGGGGGGCTGGACTTTGATTTTGGACAAATGAAATCTGTGGACCTTTTTTAG
- the susd1 gene encoding sushi, von Willebrand factor type A, EGF and pentraxin domain-containing protein 1 isoform X1 — MDKRNGAMIVVFLLFVIAEVPAEGHILDVCATCHINATCDDKFDGHGKVCNCMYGFVGNGRTFCLDKDECQIGSNKICGQHTTCHNTYGSYYCKCLSGYSPSNSMAIFIPNDGTHCRDVDECRATGLCGEGAQCRNLEGSFDCSCQLGYKVHNGAEPFQPDRDGASCKLVDCGQPPSVEDTVLLTVTGTTYRSVAVFVCDEGFVWRSGDNSSVCGADGLWKKPNMVCEVVDCGQPPSVEDTVLLTVTGTTYRSVAVFVCDEGFVWRSGDNSSVCGADGLWKGPNMVCEVVDCGQPPSVEDTVPLTVTGTTYRSVAVFVCDEGFVWRNGDNSSVCGADGLWKGPNMVCEVVDCGQPPSVEDTVPLTVTGTTYRSVAVFVCDEGFVWRSGDNSSVCGADGLWKGPNMVCEEVDCGSPPALPHSHMLWNKSSRIGTEVVYQCNSGYHNVGKGNVSICTSAGQWERPSTLCQEAMCGSPPIIESTDQVWDGHSTPGSTVLYVCKEGFYNKGGLNLSMCNENGQWTPPTLLCQDILCGDPPILPHTGQVWNGGFTPGSKVTYYCKIGFYHSEGNNMSLCSINGYWTNPNISCKEVDCGVPPPIPHSIMLWDKISTLGSQVVYQCNPGYRSVGNVSVCAASGDWDAVSLLCQEIICQEPVFKPHAKMLWDGTTHVGSVVYYQCEEGYYTRSLRNYSVCGENGLWEDIDLWCEEISCGPPLTLPHTNLRWDRTSRPGSVALYECMDGFYQMSGNNISTCLLSGQWGKVSVKCNAECGPVPFLAKSEVFWHNRSVVIHRCVDGYHSWRGSNVSVCGSNGVWQRATLRCIAIKPPVNHLSVLNEKCLHWRAEKYEEDTEVYKVTYIGSRDYERSFHDRGKRSLNSKAEQLELCLNLLPVTNYSISITALSSRFTTTITTNTSLTVPPLPVVYYREFETPEPTLMLRRSPNTLDPISLYQVFVHPLDGIMMFDCSSPTSSDISSKTKSWTEYITAQIDVKHVGTEMNFTVGDGLYYGGFFNAPLENGRNYYIILRAVSQWKLALKGSCVLWAKVKGTSYVLMVSSLSAAALIGLVAMVTLGAYFFTWFFKRT; from the exons ATGGACAAGAGAAACGGAGCAATGATCGTGgtttttctgctctttgtcATTGCAG AAGTTCCAGCAGAAGGTCACATTCTGGATGTGTGTGCCACCTGCCACATTAACGCCACATGTGACGACAAGTTTGACGGCCATGGCAAAGTTTGTAACTGCATGTACGGCTTTGTTGGAAATGGGAGAACCTTCTGTCTAG ATAAAGATGAGTGTCAGATTGGTAGCAATAAGATCTGTGGGCAGCACACTACCTGCCACAACACATATGGCAGCTACTACTGCAAATGCCTGTCTGGCTACAGCCCTTCTAACAGCATGGCCATCTTCATCCCGAATGATGGGACCCACTGCCGGG ACGTCGACGAGTGCAGGGCCACAGGCCTGTGTGGAGAGGGAGCTCAATGCAGGAATCTTGAGGGCAGTTTTGACTGCAGCTGTCAGCTGGGATATAAAGTCCACAACGGAGCGGAGCCCTTCCAACCTGACAGAGACGGAGCTTCCTGCAAAC TGGTTGACTGTGGCCAGCCTCCCTCGGTGGAGGACACAGTGCTTCTGACGGTCACAGGCACCACATACAGGAGTGTGGCCGTGTTTGTCTGTGATGAAGGCTTTGTGTGGAGGAGTGGAGACAACAGCTCTGTGTGTGGAGCTGATGGACTGTGGAAAAAACCCAACATGGTCTGTGAAG TGGTTGACTGTGGCCAGCCTCCCTCGGTGGAGGACACAGTGCTTCTGACGGTCACAGGCACCACATACAGGAGTGTGGCCGTGTTTGTCTGTGATGAAGGCTTTGTGTGGAGGAGTGGAGACAACAGCTCTGTGTGTGGAGCTGATGGACTGTGGAAAGGACCCAACATGGTCTGTGAAG TGGTTGACTGTGGCCAGCCTCCCTCGGTGGAGGACACAGTGCCTCTGACGGTCACAGGCACCACATACAGGAGTGTGGCCGTGTTTGTCTGTGATGAAGGCTTTGTGTGGAGGAATGGAGACAACAGCTCTGTGTGTGGAGCTGATGGACTGTGGAAAGGACCCAACATGGTCTGTGAAG TGGTTGACTGTGGCCAGCCTCCCTCGGTGGAGGACACAGTGCCTCTGACGGTCACAGGCACCACATACAGGAGTGTGGCCGTGTTTGTCTGTGATGAAGGCTTTGTGTGGAGGAGTGGAGACAACAGCTCTGTGTGTGGAGCTGATGGACTGTGGAAAGGACCCAACATGGTCTGTGAAG AGGTCGACTGTGGCTCTCCCCCTGCCCTCCCTCACTCTCATATGCTGTGGAATAAGAGTTCAAGGATTGGCACAGAGGTGGTTTATCAGTGTAACTCTGGATATCATAATGTTGGAAAGGGAAATGTGTCCATCTGTACTTCTGCTGGACAGTGGGAGAGACCGTCTACGCTCTGTCAAG AGGCCATGTGTGGAAGTCCTCCAATAATTGAATCCACTGATCAGGTGTGGGACGGTCATTCAACCCCTGGCAGCACTGTGCTCTATGTTTGTAAAGAGGGCTTTTATAACAAAGGAGGACTTAATTTATCGATGTGTAATGAAAACGGTCAGTGGACCCCCCCAACCCTGTTGTGTCAAG ACATATTATGTGGGGATCCCCCTATACTGCCTCACACTGGGCAAGTGTGGAATGGCGGCTTCACCCCTGGAAGCAAAGTGACTTACTACTGTAAAATAGGATTTTATCACAGTGAAGGAAATAACATGTCATTGTGCTCCATTAATGGTTACTGGACAAATCCAAACATCTCATGCAAAG AAGTTGACTGTGGTGTGCCACCACCCATCCCCCATTCAATCATGCTGTGGGATAAAATCTCCACTTTGGGCTCTCAGGTTGTTTATCAGTGTAACCCTGGATATCGCAGTGTTGGAAATGTGTCAGTTTGTGCTGCCAGTGGAGATTGGGATGcagtctctctgctctgtcaaG AAATCATTTGTCAAGAGCCTGTTTTTAAACCGCATGCTAAAATGCTATGGGATGGCACAACACACGTTGGCAGTGTGGTGTATTACCAATGTGAGGAAGGATATTACACCAGGAGCCTGAGAAACTACTCAGTATGCGGAGAGAATGGACTGTGGGAGGATATTGATCTATGGTGTGAAG aAATAAGCTGTGGCCCCCCACTAACCCTCCCCCATACTAACCTCCGGTGGGATCGCACCAGTAGACCGGGCAGTGTGGCGCTCTATGAGTGCATGGATGGATTTTACCAGATGAGTGGAAACAATATTTCAACGTGTTTACTATCAGGACAGTGGGGGAAGGTATCTGTAAAGTGCAACG CTGAATGTGGCCCGGTTCCCTTCCTTGCCAAATCAGAGGTGTTCTGGCATAACAGGAGTGTTGTGATCCACCGCTGTGTGGATGGATACCACAGCTGGAGGGGCAgcaatgtgtctgtgtgtggcagTAATGGGGTTTGGCAGAGAGCTACACTGAGATGCATAG CAATAaagccacctgtcaatcatctaTCTGTCCTCAATGAAAAGTGTCTTCACTGGAGAGCAGAGAAGTATGAGGAGGATACAGAAGTATACAAG GTGACATACATAGGATCCAGAGACTACGAGAGGTCCTTTCATGATAGAGGAAAGCGGTCTCTGAACTCTAAGGCAGAACAGCTTGAACTCTGTCTGAACCTGCTTCCAGTCACAAACTACAGCATCTCCATCACTGCACTGTCTTCCAGATTCACTACCACCATCACCACTAACACCAGTTTAACAG TGCCCCCATTGCCAGTTGTCTACTACAGAGAATTTGAGACTCCTGAACCAACTTTGATGCTACGCAGATCACCCAACACATTGGACCCAATAAG TTTGTACCAGGTGTTTGTGCATCCTTTAGATGGGATCATGATGTTCGACTGTTCCTCTCCAACGAGCTCAGACATCTCAAGCAAAACAAAGTCCTGGACAGAGTACATCACTGCCCAGATTGATGTCAAACATGTTGGGACAGAGATGAACTTCACTGTAGGAGATGGACTCTACTACGGAGGCTTCTTTAACGCACCACTGGAGAACGGCAGGAACTATTATATCATCTTACGAGCAGTCAGTCAGTGGAAATTG GCTTTAAAAGGTTCCTGTGTCCTGTGGGCTAAAGTGAAAG GTACATCCTATGTTCTGATGGTTTCatctctgtctgctgctgcatTAATAGGACTGGTTGCCATGGTCACTTTGGGTGCATACTTCTTCACCTG GTTTTTCAAGAGGACATGA
- the si:ch211-12e13.12 gene encoding paralemmin-2, translated as MHTEVPTPVTLLPPAGRLTGYQNFLGKNGKSFSPNSSHTQCSKQKYMKKQGTGNTGASTPLSSPPGASSVQVYHDYQSLASKMYSGNGHAKENGSHTRRDRVTSRDGTGKLSSVPDIIYNSQDQRYSMKDESALRNSTWMMDSSSQAYSGPEDNSTDPHETLTETSTLTFVDVHNLEESAENHSLHGVEMVYLKEFVLIDDDDDGDMSLREKTVTDLSVMDGKAADLVCGRLLSTSSGSVSEYKEEFAAPEAPPPEDVEAAHEKKRCCFCTIL; from the exons ATGCACACTGAGGTTCCCACACCGGTCACTCTCCTCCCCCCAGCTGGTCGTCTTACAGGTTACCAGAACTTCCTTGGGAAAAATGGAAAGTCCTTCtccccaaactcctcccacacccag TGCAGCAAGCAAAAATACATGAAGAAGCAAGGAACAGGCAACACTGGTGCCAGCACCCCCCTCTCTTCCCCACCAGGGGCCAGCAGTGTGCAGGTCTACCATGACTACCAGAGTTTGGCTTCCAAGATGTATTCTGGGAATGGTCATGCTAAAGAAAATGGCTCTCACACCAGGAGAGACCGGGTCACCAGCCGAGATGGTACAGGCAAGTTGTCCTCCGTACCAGACATCATCTATAACAGCCAGGACCAGAGGTACAGCATGAAGGACGAGAGTGCTCTGAGGAACTCCACATGGATGATGGATTCGAGCAGCCAAGCATATTCAGGGCCAGAGGACAACTCCACAGACCCACATGAGACCCTGACAGAGACTTCAACTCTGACCTTTGTGGATGTTCACAACCTGGAGGAGTCCGCAGAGAACCACAGCCTCCATGGGGTGGAGATGGTTTACCTCAAGGAGTTTGTGCTGATAGATGACGACGATGATGGAGACATGTCGCtaagagagaaaacagtgaCAGATTTGTCTGTTATGGATGGAAAAGCTGCTGACCTGGTGTGTGGGAGGCTGTTGTCCACCTCCAGTGGCTCAGTATCAGAGTATAAGGAAGAATTTGCGGCTCCTGAAGCACCTCCACCTGAAGATGTTGAGGctgcacatgaaaaaaaacgCTGCTGTTTCTGCACTATTTTATGA
- the LOC129100693 gene encoding mothers against decapentaplegic homolog 2, whose translation MSSILPFTPPVVKRLLGWKKSTSGPGGAGGGEQNGQEEKWCEKAVKSLVKKLKKTGQLDELEKAITTQNCNTKCVTIPSNCSEIWGLSTPNTIEQWDTSGLYSYPDQTRSLDGRLQVSHRKGLPHVIYCRLWRWPDLHSHHELRAIEACEYAFHLKKDEVCINPYHYQRVETPVLPPVLVPRHSEILPELPPLDDYTHSIPENTNFPAGIEPPNNYIPETPPPGYISEDGEASDQQMNQSMDTGSPAELSPSTLSPVNHSMDLQPVTYSEPAFWCSIAYYELNQRVGETFHASQPSLTVDGFTDPSNSERFCLGLLSNVNRNATVEMTRRHIGRGVRLYYIGGEVFAECLSDSAIFVQSPNCNQRYGWHPATVCKIPPGCNLKIFNNQEFAALLAQSVNQGFEAVYQLTRMCTIRMSFVKGWGAEYRRQTVTSTPCWIELHLNGPLQWLDKVLTQMGSPSARCSSMS comes from the exons ATGTCCTCCATCCTGCCGTTCACCCCTCCCGTGGTGAAGAGGCTTTTGGGCTGGAAGAAGTCGACAAGCGGCCCCGGCGGAGCAGGCGGCGGAGAACAGAATGGGCAAGAGGAGAAGTGGTGCGAGAAGGCTGTGAAGAGCTTAGTGAAGAAGCTGAAGAAGACAGGCCAGCTAGATGAGCTGGAGAAAGCTATCACCACACAGAACTGCAACACCAAGTGTGTCACCATCCCCAG CAATTGCTCTGAAATATGGGGACTGAGTACACCAAATACGATAGAACAGTGGGATACATCAGGCCTATACAGCTACCCTGACCAAACCAG ATCCCTGGATGGCCGCCTGCAGGTCTCCCACAGGAAGGGGCTTCCCCATGTTATCTACTGTCGCTTGTGGCGATGGCCGGACCTTCACAGCCACCACGAGCTGCGTGCCATCGAGGCCTGTGAGTATGCCTTCCATCTAAAGAAGGATGAGGTCTGCATCAACCCCTACCACTACCAGAGGGTGGAAACCCCAG TGCTGCCTCCTGTTCTTGTGCCAAGACACTCAGAAATCCTGCCAGAGCTGCCACCTCTGGATGACTACACTCATTCCATACCTGAGAACACAAACTTTCCTGCAGGAATCGAACCTCCAAACAACTATATACCTG AAACGCCTCCACCGGGCTACATCAGTGAGGATGGAGAGGCCAGCGATCAACAGATGAACCAAAGTATGGATACAG GTTCTCCAGCAGAGCTCTCCCCCAGCACTTTgtctcctgtcaatcacagcatGG ACCTGCAGCCGGTGACCTACTCTGAGCCAGCCTTCTGGTGCTCTATAGCTTATTACGAGCTGAACCAGCGCGTTGGGGAGACGTTTCACGCCTCTCAGCCCTCGCTGACAGTCGACGGATTCACAGATCCATCAAACTCTGAGCGCTTCTGCCTGGGTCTGCTGTCTAATGTCAACAGGAATGCCACTGTGGAGATGACCCGGAGGCACATAG GAAGAGGAGTTAGACTCTACTACATTGGAGGGGAGGTATTTGCTGAGTGCCTGAGTGATAGCGCCATCTTTGTCCAGAGTCCAAACTGCAACCAGCGGTATGGCTGGCATCCAGCAACAGTGTGTAAAATTCCCCCAG GTTGCAATCTAAAAATCTTCAACAACCAGGAATTTGCCGCCCTGCTGGCTCAGTCGGTCAACCAGGGCTTTGAGGCTGTTTACCAGCTCACCAGGATGTGCACCATCCGCATGAGCTTTGTCAAAGGGTGGGGGGCTGAGTACAG GCGGCAGACCGTCACAAGCACTCCTTGCTGGATTGAGCTGCATTTGAACGGTCCCCTTCAGTGGCTCGACAAGGTTCTGACCCAGATGGGTTCCCCCTCTGCACGCTGCTCCAGTATGTCCTAA